In Cerasicoccus sp. TK19100, the following proteins share a genomic window:
- the hisC gene encoding histidinol-phosphate transaminase encodes MNSDVSIESLALPHVAAMHAYVPGMQPTESGWVKLNTNENPFPPSPKVIEGIQAELASAAKGLRLYPNPTSAPLRKALAAHHGLAPEQVLAGNGCDDVLNMLMRVFVDKSKPAGMTVPSYSLYTVLRNIQGAEMIEVEFDRSFALPMDAIANSGANIFFLTSPNAPTGVAFKPAQVKELLGKFPGMLVVDETYAPFAEEDCVSLLADNPRLVIVRSFSKAYALAGMRVGYAMACPEVIDLLDRVRDSYNLDRLAQAAAVAAIGDQAYYQGKIAEIKQLRDAATADYAQRGWYAFPTEANFHFVEPKNAAGETGKAVAQDLFQFLTDNKILVRAFPNHALTQSFLRISVGSAEEMNRLGEILDQWQKK; translated from the coding sequence ATGAACTCCGACGTCTCCATCGAATCCCTGGCGCTGCCACATGTGGCCGCGATGCACGCGTATGTGCCGGGTATGCAGCCGACCGAATCCGGCTGGGTAAAACTCAATACGAACGAGAATCCCTTTCCGCCGAGTCCGAAAGTCATTGAAGGCATCCAAGCGGAGCTGGCCAGTGCGGCCAAGGGCCTCCGGCTTTACCCGAATCCGACCAGCGCGCCGCTGCGCAAGGCGCTTGCCGCGCATCATGGCCTGGCGCCCGAGCAGGTGCTCGCCGGGAATGGCTGCGATGACGTGCTCAATATGCTGATGCGCGTGTTTGTGGATAAGTCGAAGCCGGCTGGGATGACCGTGCCCAGCTATTCTTTATACACGGTGCTGCGCAACATCCAGGGTGCCGAGATGATCGAGGTCGAGTTCGACCGCAGCTTCGCGCTGCCGATGGACGCCATTGCCAACTCCGGCGCGAACATCTTCTTCCTCACGTCGCCGAATGCGCCTACGGGCGTCGCGTTCAAGCCGGCGCAGGTGAAGGAGCTGTTGGGCAAGTTCCCCGGCATGCTGGTGGTCGACGAAACCTACGCGCCGTTTGCGGAGGAGGACTGCGTGTCCCTGCTTGCCGACAACCCGCGCCTGGTGATCGTGCGCAGCTTTTCCAAGGCTTACGCGCTTGCCGGCATGCGAGTGGGCTATGCGATGGCGTGCCCTGAGGTCATTGACCTGCTCGACCGCGTGCGCGACAGCTACAACCTCGACCGCTTGGCGCAGGCTGCGGCGGTGGCGGCGATTGGCGACCAGGCGTATTATCAAGGGAAGATTGCCGAGATCAAGCAGCTCCGCGACGCAGCGACTGCCGACTACGCGCAGCGCGGCTGGTATGCTTTTCCGACCGAGGCGAACTTCCACTTTGTGGAGCCGAAGAATGCGGCGGGCGAGACGGGCAAGGCTGTTGCGCAGGACCTTTTCCAGTTCCTCACGGACAACAAAATCCTCGTGCGTGCGTTCCCGAACCACGCCTTGACTCAATCATTCCTTCGCATCAGCGTGGGCAGCGCTGAAGAAATGAACCGTCTCGGCGAAATTTTGGACCAATGGCAGAAGAAGTAA
- a CDS encoding RidA family protein, with product MSIEARLQELGHELPAAPAPAGSYVPFTRVGNVLHVSGAICMQKGEMTHTGKVGKLRDLKFGQDAAAVCALNSLAVVKSAIGSLDKIKQVVMVNGFVNADEGFSDSPAVINGASDLLVAALGEKGKHARAAVAVSGLPKDTTVEIQMIVEVE from the coding sequence ATGTCAATCGAAGCCCGCCTCCAGGAACTTGGTCATGAACTGCCGGCCGCGCCGGCCCCCGCTGGCAGTTATGTGCCTTTCACCCGCGTGGGCAATGTGCTGCACGTCTCCGGTGCCATCTGCATGCAGAAGGGCGAAATGACCCACACCGGCAAGGTCGGCAAACTGCGCGACCTGAAATTCGGCCAGGACGCCGCCGCCGTCTGTGCACTCAATTCGCTCGCCGTGGTGAAGTCCGCCATCGGCAGCCTCGACAAGATCAAGCAAGTGGTCATGGTCAACGGCTTCGTCAACGCCGACGAAGGCTTCAGTGACAGCCCGGCCGTCATCAACGGCGCATCGGACCTCCTCGTCGCCGCCCTCGGCGAAAAGGGCAAGCACGCCCGCGCCGCCGTGGCCGTCAGCGGCCTGCCGAAGGACACGACCGTCGAGATCCAGATGATCGTCGAGGTGGAGTAA
- a CDS encoding peroxiredoxin-like family protein produces the protein MAEVEHGMTLATDITALELLAPDGERVSVGALVADSPTVFVFLRHFGCLACQEHVALWKPRLAEFASAGAVVIFIGNGDTKQLREFVQKTGLVDQPAAAYTDPEKRFYDVLGMENSLASVLSPGAMFNAVRALGRGHLQTSVQGDPTQQGGVLIVDSAKRVQLLHREARLGDYLPVEQALAKVKELG, from the coding sequence ATGGCCGAAGTGGAACATGGAATGACCTTAGCCACCGATATTACGGCGCTGGAGCTGCTGGCCCCCGACGGGGAACGGGTGTCGGTGGGGGCGCTGGTTGCTGATTCGCCGACTGTCTTTGTGTTTTTGCGGCACTTCGGCTGCCTGGCTTGTCAGGAGCATGTGGCGCTGTGGAAGCCGCGCTTGGCGGAGTTTGCCTCGGCCGGCGCGGTCGTCATTTTTATTGGCAATGGGGACACCAAGCAACTGCGCGAGTTTGTCCAAAAGACCGGATTGGTGGACCAGCCCGCGGCGGCCTACACCGACCCTGAGAAGCGGTTTTACGATGTGCTGGGCATGGAGAATTCCCTGGCATCGGTGCTCAGCCCGGGGGCAATGTTCAATGCGGTGCGCGCGCTGGGGCGTGGGCACTTGCAGACTTCGGTGCAGGGCGATCCGACGCAGCAGGGTGGGGTGCTGATTGTCGATTCGGCCAAGCGGGTCCAGCTTTTGCATCGCGAAGCGCGGCTCGGTGATTACCTGCCAGTCGAACAGGCCTTAGCCAAGGTGAAGGAGTTGGGCTAA
- a CDS encoding YhcH/YjgK/YiaL family protein: MIVDHISNWQTYSLGEDWERAFAFLTGIGPHTPDGEYPIDGDTLFARVMTYDTKAADAPDAILEAHRKFADIQMSLVEAERIAVYPTHTLSVKTPYSAEKDVEFYQYESTAKLQLTMEPGTFALLLPQDAHMPALNPGNISVSVKKVVVKIALDRLAL; the protein is encoded by the coding sequence ATGATCGTTGACCACATTTCCAACTGGCAGACTTACTCCCTGGGCGAGGATTGGGAACGGGCCTTTGCTTTTTTGACCGGCATCGGGCCCCACACGCCGGACGGCGAATACCCGATTGATGGCGACACGCTTTTTGCCCGCGTGATGACCTACGATACCAAAGCCGCCGACGCACCCGACGCCATTCTCGAAGCACACCGAAAATTTGCCGATATCCAAATGTCCCTCGTAGAAGCCGAGCGAATCGCGGTCTATCCTACGCATACGCTTTCGGTCAAGACGCCTTACTCTGCGGAAAAGGATGTGGAATTTTACCAATACGAAAGCACCGCCAAGCTCCAGCTAACCATGGAGCCCGGAACCTTTGCCCTGCTCCTGCCACAGGATGCCCACATGCCCGCGCTCAATCCCGGAAATATATCCGTGAGCGTGAAGAAAGTCGTCGTCAAAATCGCGCTCGACCGGCTCGCGCTTTAG
- the hisB gene encoding imidazoleglycerol-phosphate dehydratase HisB: protein MAEEVTNSARTATIKRDTKETQIELTINLDGVGESSIDTGVPFFDHMLDLFARHGLFDLEVKATGDIEIDYHHTVEDVGIVLGEAVKQAVGDKRGMKRYGFFILPMDECLAQVAIDLSNRPIFRYKVESSNVMIRDFNIALVKEFFQAFTNAVGANLHMKLEYGEEPHHIAESLFKCFGRALDAATQLDPRLGDRLPSTKEAL, encoded by the coding sequence ATGGCAGAAGAAGTAACCAACTCCGCGCGCACGGCGACCATCAAGCGCGACACGAAGGAAACGCAGATCGAGCTCACCATCAACTTGGATGGCGTGGGCGAGTCGTCCATTGACACGGGCGTGCCGTTCTTCGACCACATGCTCGACCTCTTTGCGCGCCACGGCTTGTTCGACCTGGAGGTCAAGGCCACGGGCGACATCGAGATCGACTACCACCACACGGTGGAAGACGTGGGCATCGTGCTCGGCGAAGCGGTCAAGCAGGCCGTCGGCGACAAGCGCGGCATGAAGCGCTACGGGTTCTTCATCCTGCCGATGGACGAGTGCCTCGCGCAGGTGGCGATCGACCTGTCCAACCGCCCGATCTTCCGCTACAAAGTGGAGTCGAGCAATGTGATGATCCGTGATTTCAATATCGCGCTGGTCAAGGAGTTCTTCCAGGCGTTCACCAACGCCGTGGGTGCCAACCTGCACATGAAGCTCGAATATGGTGAGGAGCCGCACCACATCGCCGAGTCGCTCTTTAAATGCTTTGGCCGCGCGCTGGACGCCGCGACGCAGCTCGATCCGCGCCTGGGCGACCGTTTGCCCAGCACGAAGGAAGCCTTGTAA
- a CDS encoding citrate synthase → MDDTATIRIGNENYTLPILVGTEGERAIDTRKLRAQTGCVTYDEGYGNTGSCQSKITFIDGEKGILRYRGYPIEEIAENSNFVEAAYLTVYGELPKAEELRNYSRRILRGASIHEGMKNLFNGFPTNAHPMVILSALLNTLGSYYPELATNDRAKDLENFDDAAATLLSKVRTVAAMSYRMKQGLPFIAPKPKLSYCANFLHMMFSEPYNDYVLHDDVVNALDLIFLLHADHEQNCSTSTVRMVASGGANLFASVSAGVCALWGPLHGGANMAVVKMLQDIHDAGDDGSDFIEKAKTGETRLMGFGHRVYKNYDPRAKILGEAAEKVLAAMNINDPLLDIARRLETKAREDDYFVSRNLYPNVDFYSGIILQAIGIPLDMFTVIFAIGRMPGWIANWKELAESGARIHRPRQIYQGATQRAYVKMDDRK, encoded by the coding sequence ATGGACGACACCGCCACTATTCGAATTGGTAACGAAAACTATACCCTCCCCATCCTAGTCGGAACGGAGGGCGAGCGCGCGATTGATACCCGCAAGTTGCGCGCGCAGACCGGATGCGTCACTTACGACGAAGGCTATGGCAACACCGGCTCCTGCCAAAGCAAGATCACCTTCATCGACGGTGAAAAGGGCATCCTGCGCTACCGCGGTTACCCGATTGAGGAGATCGCCGAAAATTCCAACTTCGTCGAGGCCGCCTACCTCACCGTTTATGGCGAGCTGCCGAAGGCCGAAGAGCTGCGCAACTATTCCCGCCGCATCCTGCGCGGTGCCTCGATCCACGAGGGCATGAAGAATCTCTTCAACGGCTTTCCCACCAACGCGCACCCGATGGTCATCCTCTCCGCGCTGCTCAATACCTTGGGCAGCTACTACCCGGAGCTGGCGACCAACGACCGCGCCAAGGACCTGGAAAACTTTGATGACGCCGCCGCGACGCTGCTTTCCAAGGTGCGCACCGTCGCCGCCATGAGCTACCGCATGAAGCAGGGCCTGCCGTTCATCGCGCCCAAGCCCAAGCTTTCCTACTGCGCGAACTTCCTGCACATGATGTTCTCCGAGCCCTACAACGACTACGTCCTCCATGACGACGTTGTCAATGCGCTCGATTTGATCTTCCTCCTGCACGCCGACCACGAGCAAAACTGCTCCACCTCCACCGTTCGCATGGTGGCCTCCGGCGGCGCGAACCTCTTTGCCTCGGTTTCCGCTGGCGTCTGCGCCCTGTGGGGCCCACTGCATGGCGGCGCGAACATGGCCGTGGTCAAGATGCTGCAAGACATCCACGACGCGGGCGACGACGGCTCGGACTTCATCGAAAAGGCCAAGACCGGCGAAACCCGTCTCATGGGCTTCGGTCACCGCGTCTACAAGAACTACGACCCGCGCGCGAAGATCCTCGGCGAAGCCGCCGAAAAGGTGCTGGCCGCGATGAACATCAACGACCCGCTGCTCGACATCGCCCGCCGCCTCGAAACCAAGGCCCGCGAGGACGACTACTTCGTCAGCCGCAACCTTTACCCGAATGTCGACTTCTACAGCGGCATCATCCTGCAAGCCATCGGCATCCCGCTGGACATGTTCACGGTTATCTTCGCCATCGGCCGCATGCCGGGCTGGATAGCAAACTGGAAGGAGCTCGCCGAGAGCGGTGCCCGCATCCACCGTCCGCGCCAGATCTACCAAGGTGCCACTCAGCGCGCCTACGTGAAGATGGATGACCGCAAATAG
- the hisH gene encoding imidazole glycerol phosphate synthase subunit HisH, with protein sequence MSAPKLAIIDPGMGNLRSVMRAWEHVGADVYLADSPDKVGEPAGLVFPGQGGMPHCMDALRQTGFAATISEWIKADKPYFGICLGMQALFEYSEEGDSEALGIFFGKVKKFRLPPEYKIPHMGWNAVEFKDPADQSVAGLESGDQFYFVHSYRVETDDADLIWGETEYGERFVSAVRRGNCFATQFHPEKSQSKGLQIYRNFVEAIRSR encoded by the coding sequence ATGTCGGCGCCGAAACTCGCGATTATCGATCCCGGCATGGGCAACCTGCGCAGCGTCATGCGCGCGTGGGAGCACGTGGGCGCGGACGTCTATTTAGCCGACTCTCCGGATAAGGTCGGGGAGCCGGCGGGCCTTGTTTTCCCGGGGCAGGGGGGCATGCCTCACTGTATGGATGCGCTGCGCCAAACCGGCTTTGCGGCAACTATTAGCGAATGGATTAAGGCGGATAAGCCCTACTTTGGTATCTGTCTGGGCATGCAGGCGCTCTTCGAATACAGCGAAGAAGGCGACTCTGAGGCGCTGGGCATTTTTTTCGGAAAGGTAAAAAAGTTCCGGTTGCCGCCGGAGTATAAAATTCCGCATATGGGCTGGAACGCCGTTGAATTCAAGGATCCGGCGGATCAGTCCGTTGCAGGGCTCGAAAGCGGTGATCAATTTTATTTCGTGCACAGCTATCGCGTGGAAACCGACGACGCGGATCTGATCTGGGGCGAGACGGAGTATGGCGAGCGTTTCGTGAGCGCAGTGCGGCGCGGAAATTGCTTTGCTACCCAGTTCCACCCGGAGAAAAGCCAATCCAAAGGCTTGCAAATCTACCGCAACTTCGTGGAAGCTATTCGTTCCCGTTAG